From the genome of Cytobacillus firmus, one region includes:
- the tpiA gene encoding triose-phosphate isomerase — protein MRKPIIAGNWKMHKTLPEAKVFLEEINGLVPGKEQVDTVVCAPALFLERLVENSKDSDVEIGAQNMHFEENGAFTGEISPVALEDLGVKYVILGHSERREMFNETDEAVNKKTLAAFKYNLTPIVCVGESLEQRENGETMDLVGSQVEKALNGLTEEQVKQTVIAYEPIWAIGTGKSSTSADANEVCAHIRSVVAKQFSQAAADAVRIQYGGSVKPANIKEYMSQPDIDGALVGGASLQPTDFLQLLEAGKNE, from the coding sequence ATGCGTAAACCAATTATTGCAGGAAACTGGAAAATGCATAAAACACTTCCGGAAGCGAAAGTCTTTCTTGAAGAAATTAACGGATTAGTTCCTGGGAAAGAGCAGGTAGATACAGTTGTATGTGCTCCTGCCTTATTCCTTGAGCGCCTGGTTGAAAACTCAAAGGATTCAGATGTTGAAATCGGCGCACAGAATATGCACTTTGAAGAAAACGGCGCTTTTACAGGCGAAATCAGCCCTGTGGCACTTGAAGATCTTGGCGTGAAATACGTAATTCTTGGTCATTCAGAACGCCGTGAAATGTTCAATGAGACAGATGAGGCTGTTAATAAAAAGACCTTGGCTGCATTCAAATACAACTTAACTCCAATCGTTTGTGTCGGTGAATCGCTAGAACAGCGGGAAAACGGCGAAACAATGGATCTTGTAGGCTCACAGGTTGAGAAGGCCCTAAATGGCTTAACTGAAGAGCAGGTAAAGCAGACTGTTATTGCGTATGAGCCAATCTGGGCAATCGGAACTGGCAAATCTTCAACATCTGCAGATGCGAATGAGGTATGTGCACATATCCGTTCAGTCGTGGCTAAGCAATTTTCACAGGCTGCGGCAGATGCAGTCCGCATTCAGTACGGCGGCAGCGTAAAGCCTGCAAACATTAAAGAATATATGAGCCAGCCTGATATTGATGGAGCTCTTGTAGGCGGCGCCAGCTTACAGCCTACAGACTTTCTTCAATTATTGGAGGCAGGCAAGAATGAGTAA
- a CDS encoding phosphoglycerate kinase, with protein sequence MNKKSVKDVELKGKRVFCRVDFNVPMKEGQVTDETRIKAALPTIEYLMNQGAKVILASHLGRPKGSVVEELRLTPVAKRLSELLGKEVKKADEAYGDSVKALVDTLSEGDVMLLENVRFYAGEEKNDPELAKAFAELADVYVNDAFGAAHRAHASTEGIAHHLPAVSGLLMEKELDVLGKALSNPERPFTAIIGGAKVKDKIGVIENLLEKVDNLIIGGGLAYTFVKANGHEVGKSLLEEDKIDLAKSFMEKAKEKGVNFYMPVDVVVADDFSEEANIKTVAIEEIPSDWEALDIGPKTRDIYSDVIQNSKLVIWNGPMGVFELNKFAGGTRAVAEALAEANDTYSVIGGGDSAAAVEKFHLADRMSHISTGGGASLEFMEGKALPGVVALNDK encoded by the coding sequence ATGAACAAAAAAAGCGTTAAAGATGTGGAGTTAAAGGGTAAGCGTGTTTTCTGCCGGGTTGATTTCAACGTTCCGATGAAAGAGGGACAAGTAACAGATGAAACTCGCATCAAAGCAGCTCTTCCAACGATTGAATACTTGATGAACCAGGGTGCAAAAGTGATTTTAGCCAGCCATTTGGGCCGTCCGAAGGGTTCAGTTGTTGAAGAATTACGCTTAACACCAGTAGCAAAGCGTTTGTCCGAGCTTCTTGGCAAAGAAGTGAAGAAGGCGGATGAAGCATATGGCGATTCTGTAAAAGCGCTGGTTGACACGTTAAGTGAAGGCGATGTTATGCTTCTTGAAAACGTGCGTTTCTATGCTGGCGAGGAAAAGAATGATCCTGAACTTGCAAAGGCCTTTGCTGAGCTTGCAGATGTCTATGTGAATGATGCATTTGGAGCAGCACACCGTGCACATGCTTCAACGGAAGGAATTGCTCATCATCTTCCTGCTGTATCAGGACTCTTAATGGAAAAAGAACTTGATGTACTTGGAAAAGCTCTTTCAAATCCTGAACGCCCATTTACAGCTATTATTGGCGGTGCAAAGGTAAAAGATAAGATTGGCGTAATCGAAAATCTTCTTGAAAAGGTAGACAACCTGATCATTGGCGGAGGGCTGGCTTATACATTTGTAAAAGCAAACGGCCATGAAGTAGGAAAGTCACTATTAGAAGAAGATAAAATTGACCTTGCCAAATCGTTTATGGAAAAAGCGAAAGAAAAAGGCGTGAACTTCTACATGCCTGTTGATGTCGTGGTAGCAGACGATTTTTCTGAAGAGGCTAATATTAAAACTGTAGCAATCGAAGAAATTCCTTCTGATTGGGAAGCACTTGATATCGGACCTAAAACGCGCGATATTTACAGCGATGTAATTCAGAATTCAAAGCTTGTCATCTGGAACGGACCAATGGGTGTATTCGAATTAAATAAATTTGCAGGCGGCACAAGAGCAGTGGCTGAGGCTTTAGCAGAAGCAAACGATACATATTCAGTCATTGGCGGCGGTGATTCTGCAGCTGCAGTTGAAAAATTCCACCTTGCTGACCGTATGAGCCATATCTCAACAGGCGGCGGCGCTTCCCTTGAGTTTATGGAAGGAAAAGCCCTGCCTGGCGTAGTTGCTTTAAACGATAAATAA
- the gap gene encoding type I glyceraldehyde-3-phosphate dehydrogenase, producing MAVKVGINGFGRIGRVVFRAALNNPNVEVVAVNDLTDANMLAHLLKYDSVHGTLNEEVTVDGDYLVVGGHKVKVIAERDPAQLGWGDLGVEVVVESTGRFTKRADAAKHLEAGAKKVIISAPASDEDITVVMGVNHEKYDAANHHVISNASCTTNCLAPFAKVLNDSFGIKRGMMTTVHSYTNDQQILDLPHKDYRRARAAAENIIPTTTGAAKAVSLVLPELKGKLNGGAMRVPTPNVSLVDLVAELDKDVTAEDVNNALKAASEGDLKGILAYSEEPLVSGDYNGNPASSTIDALSTMVMEGNMVKVISWYDNETGYSNRVVDLVDYIAQKGL from the coding sequence ATGGCAGTTAAAGTTGGTATTAACGGATTTGGAAGAATCGGGCGCGTTGTTTTCCGTGCAGCTCTTAATAACCCTAACGTAGAGGTTGTAGCAGTAAATGACCTTACAGATGCAAACATGCTTGCACACCTTTTGAAATATGATTCCGTACACGGAACTCTAAATGAAGAAGTAACTGTTGACGGCGATTATCTTGTTGTTGGCGGCCATAAAGTAAAAGTTATTGCAGAGCGCGATCCTGCTCAATTAGGATGGGGAGATCTTGGTGTAGAAGTAGTAGTAGAATCTACTGGACGCTTCACAAAGCGTGCTGACGCTGCGAAACATCTTGAAGCTGGTGCTAAGAAAGTAATCATCTCAGCTCCTGCATCTGACGAAGATATCACAGTTGTCATGGGTGTTAACCATGAGAAATATGATGCTGCAAACCATCATGTAATCTCTAACGCTTCTTGTACAACAAACTGCTTGGCTCCATTTGCAAAAGTATTGAACGACAGCTTCGGAATCAAACGCGGTATGATGACAACTGTTCACTCATACACAAATGACCAGCAAATCCTTGACTTGCCTCACAAGGACTACCGCCGTGCACGTGCAGCAGCGGAAAACATTATTCCTACAACTACTGGAGCTGCAAAAGCAGTATCTCTAGTATTGCCTGAACTAAAAGGCAAATTGAACGGTGGGGCTATGCGTGTTCCAACTCCAAACGTTTCTCTTGTTGACCTTGTTGCTGAGCTTGACAAAGACGTAACTGCTGAAGATGTAAACAATGCTCTAAAAGCTGCTTCTGAAGGCGACCTGAAAGGCATCCTTGCCTACAGCGAAGAGCCATTAGTATCTGGCGACTACAACGGAAACCCTGCATCTTCTACAATCGATGCACTTTCTACAATGGTTATGGAAGGCAACATGGTAAAAGTAATCTCTTGGTATGACAACGAAACTGGTTATTCTAACCGTGTAGTTGACCTAGTTGACTACATCGCTCAAAAGGGACTTTAA
- a CDS encoding sugar-binding transcriptional regulator, with amino-acid sequence MYSLIDIQKRLLPDMLAVMQKRYGILHYIGLMEPVGRRSLAVSMGLTERVLRSEVEFLKDQNLIRISSTGMSLSSDGTELLEALEGIMRDISGIAVMEQELSRKLGIRQAIIVSGNSDESPWVKQELGRATAMCMKSRLKGKNIIAVTGGSTMAAVAEMLTPDLAERDWLFVPARGGIGEDVKNQANTICAKMADHTDSRHRVLYVPDQVSREMYESIIKEPNIKEVITQIKSASMVLHGIGDAITMAERRKTSEEDLIKIKQAKAVGESFGYYFNEGGEVVHKVQTIGLQLDDLSQIEHVIAVAGGSTKAKAIAAYMKRAPSSTILVTDEGAAKQLIKG; translated from the coding sequence ATGTACTCACTAATTGATATTCAAAAAAGATTATTGCCTGATATGCTTGCAGTTATGCAGAAGCGCTATGGGATACTTCATTACATAGGGCTGATGGAGCCGGTTGGAAGAAGAAGCCTTGCAGTCAGTATGGGTTTGACGGAAAGAGTGCTGAGAAGTGAGGTTGAATTTCTAAAAGACCAGAACCTGATTCGCATTTCAAGTACAGGAATGAGTCTCTCTTCCGATGGTACTGAATTACTCGAAGCTCTTGAAGGAATAATGAGAGATATTTCGGGTATAGCCGTAATGGAGCAGGAATTATCCCGAAAGCTTGGCATTCGCCAGGCGATCATTGTTTCAGGAAACAGCGATGAATCTCCATGGGTGAAGCAGGAGCTTGGCAGAGCCACAGCAATGTGTATGAAATCAAGGCTCAAAGGAAAAAATATCATCGCAGTTACCGGCGGGTCCACAATGGCAGCCGTAGCGGAGATGCTTACTCCTGATCTTGCTGAACGCGATTGGCTGTTTGTGCCGGCACGTGGCGGAATAGGCGAGGATGTTAAAAACCAGGCTAACACCATATGTGCCAAAATGGCTGACCATACAGATTCCAGGCACCGCGTCCTGTATGTGCCGGACCAGGTAAGCAGGGAGATGTATGAAAGCATTATTAAAGAACCCAATATTAAAGAAGTAATCACCCAGATCAAATCGGCAAGCATGGTTTTGCACGGGATTGGGGACGCTATTACAATGGCGGAACGCCGCAAAACCAGTGAAGAAGATTTGATTAAAATCAAGCAAGCCAAAGCAGTCGGTGAATCATTTGGCTATTACTTCAACGAAGGCGGCGAGGTTGTACATAAGGTTCAGACCATCGGCCTTCAGCTGGATGACCTATCACAAATTGAACATGTCATTGCAGTGGCAGGCGGCTCCACAAAGGCTAAAGCCATCGCTGCATACATGAAACGTGCACCATCTTCTACCATACTAGTGACAGATGAAGGTGCAGCAAAACAGTTGATAAAAGGGTAA
- a CDS encoding glutaredoxin family protein — MKQPELVFYTRSRCPLCDKAKSVLMDLKKEYEFKLIEKDIDESDDLTEKYGLMIPVVEINGREVQFGHIDPITVSEALTEKN, encoded by the coding sequence TTGAAACAGCCTGAGCTAGTGTTTTATACGCGCAGCAGATGCCCGCTGTGTGATAAAGCAAAGAGTGTGTTAATGGATTTAAAGAAAGAATATGAATTTAAGTTAATTGAGAAAGATATTGATGAAAGCGATGACCTGACTGAGAAGTACGGACTCATGATTCCAGTTGTTGAAATTAATGGGCGTGAAGTGCAATTCGGGCATATTGACCCCATTACCGTAAGTGAAGCGCTTACAGAAAAAAACTGA
- the rpoN gene encoding RNA polymerase factor sigma-54 translates to MNLKAGLWQQQTMKLTMTQELTQAIALLQYSTQELSAFLESKALENPLLKVESGHVQTMDPRYDRVKPTRIKAEKDKINWIEQIGCGKTMLLDEYLKSQLHLKLNRDDQKVIEHLIDSLDENGYFRADLKASADALKMPLEKVEQMLEELQELEPAGVGARNLQECLSLQIKRLPEENELAEIIIDEYFTLFAEKKWKEIAKQLGVELKDIQAVFDLVQTLNPRPASSFQSEKSAYITPDVIIQWDGSSFSVSVFDEVLPKISFNEPYFKKFSASGDRNVSRFLQEKQQDYQWIIRSIEQRKETLANVTLKIVEKQQDFFIKGPAYLKPMTMKEISDELDIHESTVSRAVREKYAQTPFGTYELRSFFSSTIKTTSDENTSSQQVKTIIGKMIEKENKQKPLSDQELVKLLKEKEGMVVSRRTIAKYRDQLGIPSSSKRKRYD, encoded by the coding sequence ATGAATTTGAAAGCTGGGTTATGGCAGCAGCAGACAATGAAATTAACAATGACACAGGAGCTGACGCAGGCGATTGCCCTTCTGCAATACAGCACACAGGAGCTTTCTGCTTTCCTGGAAAGCAAGGCGCTTGAAAATCCCCTTTTAAAAGTAGAGTCCGGTCATGTCCAGACGATGGATCCCCGTTATGACCGTGTCAAACCGACAAGGATAAAAGCCGAAAAAGATAAAATAAATTGGATTGAGCAGATTGGCTGCGGAAAGACCATGCTGCTTGATGAATATTTGAAATCGCAGCTTCATTTGAAATTAAACAGGGATGACCAAAAAGTGATTGAGCATCTTATTGATAGCCTTGATGAAAACGGTTACTTCCGGGCGGATCTAAAGGCGTCAGCTGATGCTCTTAAGATGCCCCTTGAGAAAGTGGAGCAGATGCTTGAAGAGCTTCAGGAACTCGAGCCTGCTGGCGTTGGCGCAAGGAATCTTCAGGAGTGCCTGTCCCTGCAGATCAAGAGATTGCCGGAAGAAAATGAACTGGCTGAAATCATTATAGATGAATACTTTACCCTTTTTGCCGAGAAGAAATGGAAGGAAATTGCAAAACAGCTCGGTGTGGAGCTTAAAGACATTCAGGCAGTATTCGATCTTGTTCAGACCCTGAATCCAAGGCCGGCTTCATCCTTCCAAAGTGAAAAATCCGCTTATATAACACCGGACGTGATTATTCAGTGGGATGGCAGCTCTTTTTCCGTCAGCGTGTTTGATGAAGTGCTACCTAAAATTAGTTTTAATGAACCTTATTTTAAAAAGTTTTCGGCAAGTGGTGATCGAAATGTCAGCCGCTTCCTGCAGGAAAAGCAGCAGGATTATCAATGGATTATAAGAAGCATTGAGCAGAGGAAAGAGACACTTGCGAATGTGACTCTTAAAATCGTTGAAAAGCAGCAGGACTTTTTCATTAAAGGGCCTGCATATCTGAAGCCGATGACAATGAAGGAAATATCAGATGAACTCGATATTCATGAATCAACAGTAAGCAGGGCTGTCCGGGAAAAATATGCGCAAACGCCATTTGGGACATATGAGCTGAGATCGTTCTTCTCCAGTACGATCAAAACGACTTCTGATGAAAATACGTCTTCACAGCAGGTCAAGACGATTATTGGTAAAATGATAGAAAAAGAAAATAAACAAAAGCCTTTATCCGATCAGGAGCTTGTGAAGCTGCTGAAGGAAAAGGAGGGGATGGTTGTCAGCAGAAGGACGATTGCGAAATATCGGGATCAGCTGGGCATCCCGTCATCATCCAAACGGAAAAGGTATGACTGA
- the clpP gene encoding ATP-dependent Clp endopeptidase proteolytic subunit ClpP, producing the protein MNLIPTVIEQTNRGERAYDIYSRLLKDRIIMLGSGIDDNVANSIVAQLLFLEAENPEKDISIYINSPGGSITAGMAIYDTMQFIKPKVQTICIGMAASMGAFLLAAGEKGKRFALPNAEVMIHQPLGGAQGQATEIEIAAKRILFLREKLNTILSERTGQPLEVIAKDTDRDNFMTAERALEYGLVDQIISRNSLDEKKDN; encoded by the coding sequence ATGAACTTAATCCCTACAGTTATTGAACAAACAAATCGCGGGGAGCGTGCTTATGATATTTACTCCCGCCTTTTAAAAGACCGCATCATTATGCTCGGAAGCGGAATTGATGATAATGTGGCAAACTCCATTGTTGCCCAGCTGTTATTCCTTGAAGCAGAAAACCCTGAAAAGGACATTTCCATTTACATTAATAGCCCTGGCGGAAGCATTACAGCTGGTATGGCTATTTATGATACGATGCAATTCATTAAGCCAAAGGTACAAACCATTTGTATCGGTATGGCTGCATCCATGGGTGCATTCCTTCTTGCAGCGGGTGAAAAAGGAAAGCGTTTTGCTCTTCCAAACGCTGAGGTTATGATTCACCAGCCACTTGGCGGTGCACAGGGACAGGCGACTGAAATTGAAATCGCTGCAAAGCGCATTCTTTTCCTGCGCGAAAAATTAAACACGATCCTTTCAGAGCGTACTGGACAGCCGCTTGAAGTCATCGCAAAAGATACAGACCGCGATAACTTTATGACAGCTGAACGAGCTCTTGAATACGGTTTGGTTGACCAAATCATTTCCAGAAACTCTCTAGATGAGAAGAAGGATAATTAA
- a CDS encoding HPr family phosphocarrier protein, which produces MAEKQVEVKLKTGLQARPAALFVQEANRFSSDIFLEKDGKKVNAKSIMGLMSLAVSSGSVITLKAEGNDENEALEALANYIQKEN; this is translated from the coding sequence ATGGCAGAAAAACAGGTAGAAGTTAAGCTGAAGACAGGATTGCAGGCCCGTCCGGCAGCGTTGTTCGTACAAGAGGCCAATCGATTTTCATCCGATATTTTCCTGGAGAAGGATGGAAAGAAGGTAAATGCGAAAAGCATTATGGGGCTAATGAGCCTGGCTGTAAGCTCAGGATCAGTCATTACCCTGAAGGCTGAGGGGAACGACGAAAACGAAGCTCTCGAAGCGCTGGCAAATTATATTCAGAAGGAAAACTAA
- the whiA gene encoding DNA-binding protein WhiA — protein sequence MSFASETKKELTNLELKDCCGKAELSALIRMNGSLSFSSRKLIVDIQTENAAIARRIYTLIKRNYSVQVELLVRKKMRLKKNNVYIVRLSEQASMILDDLKILSEGFVFTHDISKELIKKKCCKRSYLRGAFLAGGSVNNPETSSYHLEIASLYKEHNDSLCELMNTFGLNSKTLERKKGYITYLKEAEKITEFLNIVGAHASLLRFEDIRIVRDMRNSVNRLVNCETANLNKTIGAALRQVENIRFIDQTVGLQVLPDKLREIAELRVAYQDVTLKELGEMVSGGNISKSGINHRLRKIDEIAEKLRAGSTIDAH from the coding sequence ATGTCTTTCGCTTCGGAAACGAAAAAAGAATTGACGAACCTGGAATTAAAAGACTGCTGCGGCAAAGCGGAATTGTCCGCCTTGATCCGGATGAATGGTTCACTTTCTTTTTCCAGCCGGAAATTGATCGTTGATATTCAGACGGAGAATGCAGCCATTGCAAGAAGGATTTACACGCTGATTAAAAGGAATTACAGCGTTCAGGTCGAGCTCCTGGTCCGGAAAAAAATGCGGCTGAAAAAGAACAATGTATATATTGTCAGGCTGTCGGAACAGGCCAGCATGATTCTTGATGACCTGAAAATTTTAAGTGAGGGATTCGTATTTACACACGATATCTCCAAAGAGCTCATAAAAAAGAAATGCTGTAAGCGTTCTTATCTGCGCGGTGCATTCCTTGCCGGGGGATCGGTTAATAATCCGGAAACCTCCTCCTATCATCTGGAGATCGCTTCACTTTACAAGGAGCATAACGACTCCCTTTGTGAACTGATGAATACGTTCGGGCTGAACAGCAAAACGCTTGAACGGAAAAAAGGCTATATCACGTATTTAAAGGAAGCCGAAAAAATAACGGAATTCCTGAATATTGTCGGGGCACATGCATCTCTGCTCCGGTTTGAAGATATCCGGATTGTCCGCGATATGAGAAACTCGGTCAATCGGCTCGTGAATTGTGAAACAGCGAACTTAAACAAAACCATCGGGGCGGCCTTGCGGCAAGTGGAGAATATCCGGTTTATTGACCAGACGGTTGGACTTCAGGTTTTGCCCGACAAACTGAGGGAAATAGCCGAATTGCGTGTAGCATACCAGGATGTCACCTTAAAAGAGCTTGGGGAAATGGTCTCAGGCGGAAATATCAGCAAATCAGGCATTAATCACCGATTAAGAAAAATAGATGAAATTGCTGAAAAACTCAGAGCAGGCAGCACCATAGATGCTCACTAA